The nucleotide sequence ACAGAAGATCAAGCACTGATCATATACCATATTTCATAATAGAAATGGTGAAACAAGGCCTTGGACTGGATCTCACAGAGCTCAGGCTTGGCCCGCCGGGCGGCGCCCAAGTGGAGAAAAACGAGAAGAAGAGGAGGGTGTCCGGCGGCGAGATGAAGAATGATGAAGTAGCTGTTGGGTGGCCGCCGGTGTGCTCGTACAGGAGGAAGAAGTGTTTTAACGGCGGCCGCGGCGAAACCAGAAAGGCTAAGGCTAATCATCATTACGTAAAAGTGAGCGCGGACGGCGCTCCTTTTCTTCGGAAGATCGATCTGAGCAACCACAAAGGGTACTGTGATCTCGCAATGGCTCTTGGTAAGCTCTTCGGTTGCCATGGAATTGGTGAGTCATACCTTCTTCCTACTattcaaatttgtttatttctgGTTATTTGTAATTAAGTAATTAACTCGTGGGTCGACAGAGAAGGCGTTGAGGGATGAAGGAGACAGCTCCGAATACGTGGCCATCTACGAAGACAAAGATGGAGACTGGATGCTTGTAGAAGACGACGTTCCATGGCAGTAagcttatctctctctctctctctctctctcaattattACAAGTACGCCAGCCATGAAAGCAACCGCACAGACAGTGAATGCAGCAAAAGAGGATGGCTAAATGATTCAATTCATCAGATCAACCCTACCTAGCTGCCTGCAGCAATTTACGTTCGTTAATTTGTCATCAGCGTCACGGAGAAACAGGCTGGCTTTTGGCCCACACTTCCCAGTTCTGAAAAGTAAAAAGACAAAACCTTTTCAACACCTAATACATGCATGCTAGCGACTGCGTGCGACGTTTTATCCCCccaagaaattatatttaaaaataaaaaggccaACTTTATGTTTACccaaattttcaataataattgCTAGagatataacaaaatatttcatttgAGTCGAGAGACTGTACGTACGTATATTGTAAATAAGTGGTCACGATCAGTGTCATTTTTAGTCAGCAATTAATTACCTGAAGATGACATATTGAGAAATTTCACAAGAAAAGTATACAGAACAGCTGGAAGAAGAAATATTATTGTTCCTCTTACCATGTATGTACACTCacactgcatatatatattgaggctTGCCTACTAACTGCTATATAGTTATAACAATTTTATGCTAACAACTACATCTACTAACCAACAAGTTGATTTAGTTAGTTTTAACACACCCCCCCGCAAGTTGGAGACAGTTGAGAATTCAACAGTCCCAACTTGGAAATAAGACTCCAATGTTGAGCGGAGCTGAGAGGTTTAGTGAGGACATCTGCAATTTGAGTTGAAGATACATGAATAGGTGTAATAAACCCCCGCTTGTACTGATCACGTACAATATGACAATCGATGTCCAAATGTTTAGTCCGTTCATGGAATACGAGATTTTCTGTGATGTGAATGGCAGCCTGGTTATCACAATGAAGAGGAATAGGACCAGATATCGAAATATGGAAGTCTTGTAGTAGGTAAGAAAGCCAAAGAAGCTCACAAACAGTGGTACCCGTACTTCGATACTCTGCCTCTGCTGAAGAGCGCGAAACAGTAGGTTGTTTCTTTGTTTTCCAGGACACTAGTGCATCCCCAAGAAAGATACAATATCCTGTAAGGGATCTACAAGTGGAAACACATGATGCCCAATCCGCATCACAATATGCTCTAAGGGACAGATCATTAGAAACTGGGTAGTATAAACTAGTAGAAGCGGTCCCTTTTAAGTAACGAACCACATGGAGGGCAGCATCAAGATGAGGCTGACGTGGACTGGACATAAACTGACTCAGGTGCTGCACAGCATAGCTAATATCAGGCCTCGTTAGATTGAGATATAAGAGTTTTCCAAGCAAACGACGATACTGATCCGGAGCAGACAGGATAACCCCCTCATCAGGATGCAAACGTAACCCTTTGGGTAAAGGAAAAGAAGGTGATTTTGCTGCATCCAAACCTGTCTCAGACACCAAGTCTGTAATGAACTTATGTTGAGAAATAAACGTGCCCCTAGAAGATCTAGCCACTTCAAGGCCAAGAAAATACTTAAGAAATCCAAGGTCTTTAATAGTAAATTTATGGTCAAGCTGATTCTTTACTTGCTGAATTAACTCCGAACTATCTCCAGTGATAATAACATCATCCAAGTACACCAAAAGAGCCAAAAAGGATGTTTGAGTGGATTGTGTAAAGAGACAATTATCATGAGAAAACTGTGCGAAGCCCAAACTAAcaagaaaagatgaaaattCAATATTCCACTGACGAGACGCCTGTTTAAGGCCATAAAGAGATCGCTGTAAGAGGCAGACTTGACCAGGTAAAGCCTTAGAATAACCAAGGGGTGGAACCATGTAAACCTCTTCATCTAGGAACCCATGTAAGAAAGCATTGTTAATGTCTAGTTGATGTATTGGCCACCTTTTAGACGTTGCTATCGCTATAAAAAAACGAACAGTGGCCATCTTAGCAACTGGGGAAAAACAATCCTTGAAATCCAAGCCCTCAATCTGAAGATAACCCTTGGCCACTAGCCTGGCCTTGTAACGATCTATAGTCCCGTCAGGCTTATACTTGATTTTATAAACCCACTTAGAGCCTATGGCTTTCTTGCCCTTAGGAAAACTAGTAAGTTGCCAGGTATGATTTTGTTCTAAGGCCTGCAATTCTTTATTCATGGCATCAACCCAATTTGGATCTGATTTAGCGTGATCATAGGTAGACGGCTCAGAAACAAGTGTTACATTGTTAATGAATGAAGTATAAGAAGAGGAAAATGCAAAGGAAATAGGTGAAGTGAGGGTGATACCTGAAGTGAATGAGGCAGGGGCAGTTGGAGCAGTTTGATGCTGTGCAAAACAGACAAAATCCTGAAGCCAAGGGGGTTTATGACAAACACGATTGCTACGTCGtaaagaaggagaagatgaatgaGGAAGAGTAGCAGGAGATATTGTGATAGGCAAGGAGGATGTAGGTGAAAGTGATGCTATTGGTGGTAAGGAAGTGGCTGTATGGGGCACATTAAATTCT is from Diospyros lotus cultivar Yz01 chromosome 2, ASM1463336v1, whole genome shotgun sequence and encodes:
- the LOC127793853 gene encoding auxin-induced protein AUX22-like, whose amino-acid sequence is MVKQGLGLDLTELRLGPPGGAQVEKNEKKRRVSGGEMKNDEVAVGWPPVCSYRRKKCFNGGRGETRKAKANHHYVKVSADGAPFLRKIDLSNHKGYCDLAMALGKLFGCHGIEKALRDEGDSSEYVAIYEDKDGDWMLVEDDVPWQMFSESCRRLRIMKRSGAKGKALAFAKGASKDGYIWI